CCAACGTGGTGGCAGCGCTCGCAGTAGCGCTATCGAGGAAAAACGTGCGATTGGTTGTGCGTGAGGCAAATTTCTTCACCGAACAGAAACAAAGAGCCGTGGGTTATAACGCCAAGGCAGCGCTCTTACTGTCTGCCTGGGCTTATAAGCGCGCGCACCGCGTCGTGGCCGTGTCGCAAGCGATGGCCAGAGATTTGCGCGATGCGCTGGGGTTGCCGACGGAGAAGGTCGTGACGATCTACAATCCCGTGGATTTGCAAGCCCTGAGGGCCGCCGCGCAGATGCCGGTGAATCATCATTGGCTGTCGCCTACTCACGATAAGCTTGTTATCCTGGGTATTGGGCGCTTGGAAGCTCAGAAAGACTTCGCCACGCTTCTAAAGGCGTTTGCCGAGGCCAAAGCTCGGCGCGATTGTCGTCTCATCATTCTTGGGGAAGGATCGCAGAGAAATCAGTTGGTGGAGCTAGCTCGTGAGCTGGGCGTGGCTGATAGCGTGGATATGCCAGGCTTCGTAAAAAATCCATATCCCTATCTGAGGTGCGCGGACCTATTCGTGTTGTCTTCGATGCATGAGGGTATGCCTAATGCGTTGATCGAAGCGCTCGCTCTGGGTGTGCCAGTAGTGGCTACAAATTGCAGAAGCGGTCCTGCCGAGATTCTCGAGGACGGTCGATGGGGACGGCTTGTGCCTGTGGGCGACGTACCTGCGATGACTCGTGCCATTTTGGAGACGCTCGCAAATCCCTCGGTTCAGCAGGAAGGAGCGGTTCGCAGCGTGCGAGATAGGTTCGGTGTGGAGCGAGTTACAGATCAATACTTCGAGGTGCTTCTCGATGGCCACTAGCCCACAATCCGGCCTGCGAAGCTTCCAGGGCCATGCGTCCTCTTGGCCCCGTCTCTCGCTGCGTCTGCATAGCCCGGTAGCCTTCCTCGGAGCTTCCATTTACGCAATCGTGCTGGTCAGCCTTCCCCTTCTCGATTTCAAAGATCGAGCTAATTATCTTGCATACGCCGAATACCCCGTTGCTATCCTCCAAGCTTATGTTGAGCTGGGACCGGCCGCGTTGTTATCCAACGAACCCTTATGGTTGGCCATCAACATCGTGCTGGCCAGTTTTCTTGCCCCTGAAGACGTCGTGCGCGTCATCATCTTTGTGCCGGCATTCGTGGTTGCGTGGATCACGTTGCAGTCAAGCCCCAAACACGTTATCTGGTTGATGCTCGTGCTTCTCTACCCGGTGGTGATCAAGAATCACATCATCCATCTGCGGCAGGGCGTTGCGGTCGCCCTCTTTCTGGCAGGATTGGCGTTACGGCGCGAGTGGCTGCGTTATATGCTAATCGGCGCGACACCGTTCATTCATTCCTCTTTCTTCTTTGTAATCGGCATTGGTACGTTAGCGCAGTTGTCCCGGCGCCTGAGGTTTGCAACAGACCTCTTCGTCATACTTTTCGTGCTGGTCACCCTAGCTGTGGTACTGTCTTTGGAAGGACTCGCGTCTGTGCTTGGTGCACGCCAGGCCAACCAGTATGACTTGCGACAGGGCACGGTGGTGTCTGGAGCAGGTTTTGTCCTTTGGCTCGCAGTGCTGATCCTGATGATGTTGGAAGGGAAGTGTTATCTTCGGCAACATCGCTTTGCGGTCGCTGTCATTCTTTTCTACCTTGGAACCTATTTCTTTGTGCCGATCACGGCCCGCGTCTTTGAAAGTATGCTCATCCCGGTTTTACTCGCTGGACTTGCACTGACTCGATGGCGCGGTGTTGCTTTCAAGGTCACGATAGCATCATTCGGTCTAGTCTTGTGGCTCAGTGGATACGCCTCGACGCTGTTAGTGACTACTCCAAGATAAGAGGTCATGGTCAAAGCCCTGAAGGCATCTGCGTTGCTCGCCGGAGTGATTTTGATGCTCGCCTGTGGACCGACGCTGCTTGCGTTAGGCCATGCAAATTTCGGTTATCTGCGTCTGATTCGCGTTTTGTCAGACGAGGCTGCGCCGAGCCTGTATGCCTTGGAGGAGTGGCGCCCGCCGGCTGAGTCGCTCGTGACTCTGGCACAAGTTCAACAGCACTTCGAACAGGCACTGGATCTTGAGCCATCCATCAGCGCATCTGTTGCGCCAGCGTTGGCGCGCATGCGTACACTATCCGGATCTAGCGATGCAGCGTTGGGATGCACGCAAACGTCGGCAGAGCTGCCCACTGCTCACCCACGCGCAGACATCCATGCGCTTGCGCTCGGACTTAGTTGTCTATACGCAGGTCAGCAGGCCCTTGCTGAGAGTATCTGGAAGGAGCACGGGACAAAGATGGCCGACTTCTTTGCTTATCGCGGGGATGCATTGCTCGATTCTACCGATCGAGAGCAGGTTTACCGTTATTACCGCATTGCCCAGGCCATTCGCCCTAATGATCCTGCGCTGGATGTAAGAGTAATCCTCGCTAGCTTTATGACCGGACGGAAGGACCTGGCCCGACAGGAAATCAGCGCCCTAATTGACAGCTTACCTCCTGATGTGCTTGCTAGCGCAGCCGCGCCCTTACACGCTGTGGTCAGTGATGCCTTTATCTGGGTGCTGATCGCTGCTGCGGATACATACTTAGAAAGGGGAGCAGCGCAGCATGCCGAACAGATGCTGTTACGGGCTTATCACATTCAACCTGACCCAATCTCGATGTCTCGCTTGGGCTCTTTCTACTGTTCTCAGCACAGATACCGGGAAGGGATTGAAGTGCTCAAAAAAGCGCAAATCTACGAGCCGCAGTACTATGCGCTAGAGAGTCGGCAGCGACTTTCGATTTGTTACTGCCGAGCAGGTCGCAGAGATGACGCGATGCGCGAAGCAGAAATGCTGGCGCGCATCGCCCCGGCGCAGAGCCAGTTCACGGCGTGGCCGCAGGCACTGGAGCAGCACTGGCAACAGTTGTGTAGCGTGCAGTAATGACTGAGGCAATTTCCTTGCTCTACACGCCTGAATTTATGCCGTCGCGTGTTACTTATTTGATTACTGGCCTGGCGTACGGGGGTGCCGAGACGCAGCTTGTGCAGTTGGCCCTGCGCATGCAGATGCGTGGTTGGATGGTGCGGGTTATCACGCTGGTACCGCCCCAGGCATATGAAAGACGACTCCAAATGGCTGGTATTCGGGTGGATACCTTGGGGATGACTAGGAAAGTGCCTGACCCCAGAGCTTTGTTTCGACTCGCGCATATGCTTCGTCGAGAGCCGCCACACATATTGCACGCTCACATGTTCCATGCTAACTTTTTGTCAAGATTGGTACGTTTGGTTGCCCCTGTTTGTGTTCTGATTTGTACGGCGCACAGCACCTACGAATCTCCGGATGGTGTGACCGACCTGAGGGAGGTAACGTGGCGCGAATGGACTTACCGACTGACCGATCCTTTGTGTAATCTCACTACACAAATTAGTCAGACTGGGCGTGAGCGATATGTCCGGGTAAAAGCTGCTCCCCCCCAGAAAATTCGCGTGATGCCCAATGGCGTGGATACAGATTGCTTTCGCCCTGATGCGCAGAGCCGGTTTGAGATGAGAAGCGAATCGGGACTTCAAGATCACTTTGTATGGTTGGCAGTTGGGCGCTTCAATCACGCAAAAGATTATCCCAATTTACTGCGCGCATTTGCCCGACTCTCTCAGGAAAGCGCGTTTCTGCTTATAGCCGGACAAGGACCTCTGAAATCGAGTATGGAATCGCTGGCCCATGATCTAGGTATCGCGCAGAAGGTACGCTTCCTTGGATTGCGACAAGACATACCATGCTTGATGAACGCCGCCGATGCTTATGTGATGTCGTCGTTTTATGAGGGGTTGCCCATGGTGTTGCTAGAGGCATCTGCTTCAGGCTTACCTGTTGTAGCCACTGATGTGGGCGGGAATCGAGAGCTGGTCTTGCACGAGCAAACCGGCTACTTGGTGCCTCCACGGGATCCAGAATCTCTCTCGGTCGCTATGCAACGGCTGATGGCTCTCTCTCCCGAAGAGCGTGGTCAGCTTGGCGTTCGTGGACGAGAGCGAGTGCTTGCGCTGTATAGCCTGGACAGCGTGGTGAATCAGTGGGAGCGTCTGTATGTTGATCTGTATCGCCAGACACGATGCCCAAGCTACTCATAGCCTCGACGGTTGCTGCAGCGCATCGTGCCTTCTTCTTGCCGTTTGCTCGACATTTTCGCGCGTTGGGTTGGCGTGTGGATGGCATTGCGGCCGGCATATCGCGTGTGCCCGAATGCCGTCGGGCCTACGATCGTATATTCGAAATTCACTGGTCGCGCAATCCGCTAGACTGGCGCAATCTTGGCCGGGCGGCTTCAAACCTGAGACGCATCGTAGAGACCGAGGGCTATGACATCGTACATGTGCATACGCCTGTAGCCGCTTTCGTAACGCGGTATGCACTCAGGCCGCTTCGGCGATCCAATCGCACCCGGGTGATATACACCGCTCACGGGTTTCACTTTCATAGTGGGGGGCATCCGGTTAAGAATGCGCTTTTCTTTAGTCTGGAGAGAATTGCTCGGGAATGGATGGATTGTCTGGTTGTCATCAATCGTGAGGACGAAAGCGCTGCAAAGCAGCGCTTGTGTCTGCCCCCTGAGCGGGTCGTCTACATGCCGGGAATTGGTGTAGACCTCCGCACGTTTAACCCCGACAGCATCTCGCCTCAAAAAATCAAAGATGTGATCGAGGAGTTAAGGTTGTCAGGTGATAGTAAAGTGTTCTTTATGGTGGCAGCATTTGACCCAGGTAAACGTCATCGCGATGTTGTGGATGCTCTCAGACTATTACAGCGAAAGGATATTGTTTTGTGCTTTGCCGGCGAGGGACCTACACAAATGAAAACGATGGATCTGGTGAACGGCGCCGGATTAGCCGAGCAAGTGCGCTTTCTGGGCTTTCGGGAAGATATCCCTGCGTTGATGCGAATCGCGACAGCAACTGTACTCCCATCCGAGCGTGAAGGGTTACCTCGTTCGGTGTTGGAGTCTCTTGCAATGGGTGTGCCAGTCATCGGAACGGACATTCGCGGCGTGCGCGATCTGTTGCAAGAGGGGGCAGGAATTCTTGTTCCTGTAGGGGATATTAGGAAATTGGCGGAGGCGCTGGTCTTTCTTGCAGATAATTCTCAGGAAGCTTGTAGAATGGGGCAGTTAGGACGTCAGTTTATCCAAAAATATAGCTTAGACAACGTTCTTCGTCTACATGAGGCGCTATATGCGCGAGTTCTACAAACGCCTGCTTCGTGCGAGCAAACTTAAGCGGCTATTCGATTTCTTGGGGGCGGGTCTGATGTTGGCGCTCCTCGCACTGCCTGTGATGTTGCCTGTAGCTCTTCTTGTGCGATGGAGGCTCGGTGCCCCTGTTCTCTTCCGTCAGGTTCGTAGCGGTTTGCACGGTAAGCCTTTCACGTTGTACAAGTTTCGTACGATGACAGACGATCGCGATGCCGACGGAAATCTTCTACCTGATTCTGATCGGCTGACTGCTCTTGGACGATTTCTACGCAGCTCCAGCTTAGATGAACTGCCGGAGCTTTGGAACGTGCTCAAAGGCGAAATGAGCTTTGTGGGGCCTAGACCACTACTTGTAGAGTATCTTGCTCATTACACTCCGGATCAGGCGCGCAGACACCTTGTGAAACCAGGCCTAACTGGTTGGGCTCAGATCAACGGCCGGAATGCACTGAGTTGGGAAGAGCGGTTCAAGTTGGACACCTGGTATGTTGACCATTGGGATTTGCTACTTGATATGCGCATCTTATTGCTTACATTCGGAACAGTCATTCAACGGCGTGACATTAGCGCCCAAGGACATGTATCAATGCCCAAATTCACTGACGTAAGTCATGGCTAAAGGTGCAATCATAATTGGGGCTGGTGGGCATGCGAAAGTGGTAATCGGCATCCTGAAAGCCTGTGGAGAGGCTATCCTGGGAATTTTGGATGATGATTCCACTAAATGGGGACATGAACTTCTGGGTGTGCCGATTCTTGGGCCAATAAGTTTACTGGACGAAGATCCCCCTACACGAGCCATCATCGCTATAGGCAATAATCAAATACGTAAACAGGTTGCGGAACGCGCTGCTGAAGTGGGGTGGATGACTTTGGTTCATCCTGCTGCATGGGTGGATCGGCATGCGCAACTTGATGTCGGTACAGTGGTCTGTGCGGGGGCAGTGATCCAGCCTCAGGCAAGATTAGGCAGGCACGTGATAGTGAACACTGCAGCTTCGGTTGATCATGATTGCTTGCTCTCAGATTATGCACAAGTTGGCCCCGGCGCTCACTTGGCAGGCGCGGTCGTCTTAGGAGAAGGGGTAATGATGGGAACAGGTAGTATTGCAATCCCCTCAGTAAAGATAGGCGACTGGACCACCATAGGCGCAGGTGCAGTTGTCATCCGCGATTTGCCAGCAGGTATTACGGCAGTGGGAGTGCCTGCAAGAGTCAAATCAGATAGTTGTGAATAGGCGTAAATTGAAGGAGGCTTTTTTGTAATGAGCTTGCTCAATACACTTGGCAGAGAGAAGTTTATCCTTTCCCCTTGGCCCGTCTTTGAATCAGACGAGATTGAAGCCGTTGAAAGGGTGTTGCGATCTGGCAAAGTAAATTACTGGACTGGACAAGAAGGGCGTTTATTTGAAAAGGAGTTCGCTGAATATGTTGGTACAGACTACGCTGTTGCGCTTCATAATGGTACAGTTGCCCTAGAGCTGGCTTTATACGCTCTGGGTATAGGTGATGGTGATGAGGTTATCACGACGCCTCGCACATTCATTGCCTCAGCAAGTGCGATTGTTATGCGAGGAGCGATACCTGTTTTT
The window above is part of the Candidatus Roseilinea sp. genome. Proteins encoded here:
- a CDS encoding glycosyl transferase gives rise to the protein MTEAISLLYTPEFMPSRVTYLITGLAYGGAETQLVQLALRMQMRGWMVRVITLVPPQAYERRLQMAGIRVDTLGMTRKVPDPRALFRLAHMLRREPPHILHAHMFHANFLSRLVRLVAPVCVLICTAHSTYESPDGVTDLREVTWREWTYRLTDPLCNLTTQISQTGRERYVRVKAAPPQKIRVMPNGVDTDCFRPDAQSRFEMRSESGLQDHFVWLAVGRFNHAKDYPNLLRAFARLSQESAFLLIAGQGPLKSSMESLAHDLGIAQKVRFLGLRQDIPCLMNAADAYVMSSFYEGLPMVLLEASASGLPVVATDVGGNRELVLHEQTGYLVPPRDPESLSVAMQRLMALSPEERGQLGVRGRERVLALYSLDSVVNQWERLYVDLYRQTRCPSYS
- a CDS encoding glycosyl transferase family 1; protein product: MPKLLIASTVAAAHRAFFLPFARHFRALGWRVDGIAAGISRVPECRRAYDRIFEIHWSRNPLDWRNLGRAASNLRRIVETEGYDIVHVHTPVAAFVTRYALRPLRRSNRTRVIYTAHGFHFHSGGHPVKNALFFSLERIAREWMDCLVVINREDESAAKQRLCLPPERVVYMPGIGVDLRTFNPDSISPQKIKDVIEELRLSGDSKVFFMVAAFDPGKRHRDVVDALRLLQRKDIVLCFAGEGPTQMKTMDLVNGAGLAEQVRFLGFREDIPALMRIATATVLPSEREGLPRSVLESLAMGVPVIGTDIRGVRDLLQEGAGILVPVGDIRKLAEALVFLADNSQEACRMGQLGRQFIQKYSLDNVLRLHEALYARVLQTPASCEQT
- a CDS encoding sugar transferase, coding for MREFYKRLLRASKLKRLFDFLGAGLMLALLALPVMLPVALLVRWRLGAPVLFRQVRSGLHGKPFTLYKFRTMTDDRDADGNLLPDSDRLTALGRFLRSSSLDELPELWNVLKGEMSFVGPRPLLVEYLAHYTPDQARRHLVKPGLTGWAQINGRNALSWEERFKLDTWYVDHWDLLLDMRILLLTFGTVIQRRDISAQGHVSMPKFTDVSHG
- the perB gene encoding hexapeptide transferase, with the translated sequence MAKGAIIIGAGGHAKVVIGILKACGEAILGILDDDSTKWGHELLGVPILGPISLLDEDPPTRAIIAIGNNQIRKQVAERAAEVGWMTLVHPAAWVDRHAQLDVGTVVCAGAVIQPQARLGRHVIVNTAASVDHDCLLSDYAQVGPGAHLAGAVVLGEGVMMGTGSIAIPSVKIGDWTTIGAGAVVIRDLPAGITAVGVPARVKSDSCE